In Carya illinoinensis cultivar Pawnee chromosome 10, C.illinoinensisPawnee_v1, whole genome shotgun sequence, one DNA window encodes the following:
- the LOC122278152 gene encoding exocyst complex component EXO70H1-like yields MPRKGMRSLCFHSKTPSFSASRHPSPSSRRPSVSTPRRSFSDTMIEQSIEAAASLIMKWDPESSAYAKVTSIFYESKREAIQFIKCVNDLQKSMHALVSDNSSTSERLVYAQNLMQIAMKRLQKEFYQILSMNRAHLDPESVSARSSRASTRSSTSDYEDVDDDVRPPGDSIEEVEEVSSIAMADLRSIAECMISSGYAKECVSIYKIIRKSIVDEGIYRLGVEKLSSSQISKMDWELLDMRIKAWLDAVKISMKTLFNGERILCDHVFASSDSIRESCFAEISKGGATLLFGFPEVLVAKSKKSPEKIFRVLDMYTAIAENWPEIEFIFSFESTATVRSQAINSLIRLSESVRTMLSDFESTLQKDSSKLSPVLGGGVHPLTLNAMNYLSILGDYSNVLGDIFADWIPPPKSSLPEFYFDGLQTDESPALGISMRIAWLILVLLCKLDGRAEHYKDACLSYIFLANNHQHVVSKVRTSNLLYLLGEEWVAKQEAKVRQFSANYERFAWGKVIASLPENPTAEVSPAEAKEVFRKFNLSFDEAYRKKGSFIVADPNLRDEMKVSIARKIVPVYQEFYKKNRQQLNGKGERNARLYIRFSPEDVGNYISDLFFGTADKGSRPSSSSSSSHRRRERFTA; encoded by the coding sequence ATGCCTAGAAAGGGTATGAGGAGCCTCTGTTTTCACTCCAAAACTCCTTCCTTCTCCGCCTCTCGTCATCCTTCACCTTCTTCGAGACGTCCCTCCGTCTCGACCCCTCGGAGAAGCTTCTCCGACACGATGATCGAGCAGAGCATCGAAGCGGCCGCTTCTTTGATCATGAAATGGGACCCGGAAAGTTCTGCCTACGCTAAAGTCACCTCCATCTTCTACGAGAGTAAGAGAGAAGCCATTCAGTTCATCAAGTGCGTTAACGATCTCCAGAAGTCCATGCATGCCTTGGTCTCCGATAACTCCTCCACTTCTGAGAGGCTCGTGTACGCCCAGAACCTGATGCAGATTGCCATGAAGAGACTCCAGAAGGAGTTCTATCAAATCCTTTCCATGAACCGGGCCCACTTGGATCCCGAATCCGTCTCCGCACGATCTTCACGCGCCTCCACGAGATCGAGCACCTCCGACTATGAAGACGTCGACGATGATGTGCGCCCCCCGGGTGATTCCATCGAGGAAGTCGAGGAGGTTTCTTCCATTGCCATGGCGGACTTGAGGTCCATAGCCGAGTGTATGATCTCGTCTGGTTACGCTAAAGAGTGCGTTAGCATATACAAAATCATCAGAAAATCAATAGTGGACGAAGGCATTTACCGTCTTGGCGTTGAGAAACTGAGCTCCTCCCAAATCAGCAAGATGGACTGGGAACTGCTGGACATGAGGATCAAGGCCTGGTTGGACGCAGTAAAAATCTCCATGAAAACGCTCTTTAACGGGGAGAGAATACTGTGCGACCACGTCTTCGCTTCCTCGGACTCCATCAGAGAATCTTGCTTCGCCGAGATTTCCAAAGGCGGAGCTACTCTGCTATTCGGATTCCCCGAAGTACTCGTCGCCAAGAGCAAGAAATCTCCCGAGAAAATCTTCCGCGTGCTCGACATGTACACCGCCATCGCCGAAAACTGGCCCGAGATCGAATTCATCTTCTCGTTCGAATCAACTGCGACCGTCCGATCTCAAGCCATCAACTCCCTGATCCGTCTCAGCGAGTCGGTGCGCACAATGTTGTCAGACTTCGAGTCAACGCTGCAAAAGGATTCCTCTAAGCTGTCACCGGTCCTCGGCGGAGGAGTTCACCCGCTGACGCTCAATGCGATGAATTACCTCTCAATCCTCGGAGATTATAGTAATGTCCTGGGTGACATTTTTGCCGACTGGATTCCCCCTCCAAAATCCTCATTACCAGAATTCTACTTCGATGGTCTACAAACCGATGAATCTCCGGCATTGGGGATTTCCATGCGCATAGCTTGGCTAATCCTCGTACTTCTTTGTAAGCTCGACGGCAGGGCCGAGCATTACAAAGACGCTTGTCTATCATACATATTCCTAGCCAATAATCATCAACACGTGGTCTCCAAAGTCCGCACGTCAAACCTCCTGTACCTTCTGGGCGAGGAATGGGTCGCAAAGCAAGAAGCCAAGGTGCGACAGTTTTCGGCGAATTACGAGCGGTTCGCGTGGGGAAAGGTAATCGCGTCACTGCCGGAGAACCCAACCGCTGAGGTGTCACCGGCGGAAGCGAAGGAGGTTTTCAGGAAGTTCAATTTGAGTTTCGACGAAGCGTATCGGAAGAAGGGTTCGTTCATTGTAGCGGACCCGAATCTCCGAGACGAAATGAAGGTGTCAATCGCGAGAAAGATCGTGCCGGTTTACCAGGAGTTTTATAAGAAGAATCGGCAGCAGCTTAACGGGAAAGGAGAGAGGAATGCGCGGTTATATATCAGATTTTCCCCTGAAGATGTGGGGAATTACATATCGGACTTATTCTTCGGGACAGCCGACAAGGGTAGCAGACCGTCTTCTTCGTCGTCCTCTTCTCATCGCCGGCGGGAACGGTTCACAGCGTAG